A genomic segment from Eremothecium gossypii ATCC 10895 chromosome III, complete sequence encodes:
- the MGM1 gene encoding dynamin-related GTPase MGM1 (Syntenic homolog of Saccharomyces cerevisiae YOR211C (MGM1)): MVRTGQAHLCFCAGRALHGGLLRPAGRVGGAQLRFYVPLPAGSRPMLRSGGFPGMVMSQRGISFIPKLAVRMIKVPAYIGGGAAAVGSYIAYKVEEASSFTSDKLSQLRDFSSGVRDRLGEWLDAGGSENGDGGQGGRDGGPVGDSVAAATLLATLSEEEQAAAEDEDDEEEEDEDHTGDEILNLTKQMIEIRSILNRVDTNTPGVTLPSIVVVGSQSSGKSSVLESIVGRDFLPKGSNMVTRRPIELTLVNTPSGSETTADFPTHRIYNLKDFREVKRILMELNLAVPTHEAISEDPIQLTIKSPRVPDLSLVDLPGYIQVEAADQPMELKSKIRNVCQKYLAEPNIILAISAADVDLANSAALRASKLADPQGLRTIGVITKLDLVEPSAARDLLMNKKYPLKMGYVGVITKGPVKTHRLFDQSAGKGVIFGGKGSKAKDQETERLETIQFEKNYFREHRQEFASCQVTTKKLREKLIKILEVSMSNALEPTSRVIQQELDDTSYLFKVEFNDRQLTPKSYLLSNVDVLKLAIKEFQEKFRRSELKSMLSADLDQRVLDLLASRYWKDDNLQELSKNLDDESSALYWHKKLELASSSLTKLGIGRLSTTLVTNAILKELENVLAMTPLKAHELIKELITNTAVNVLNAKYYSTADQVENCIKPFKYEIDLEDRDWSIARDHSVALVQEELRQCNERYQMIKNSVGTRKLQQVMQYIKTDPTRKESLGFSTMLLERGSEALSLQDRASLLSFRLKMLKNKCNSTAEKDKCPEVFLNAVSDKLTSTAVLFLNVELLSDFFYNFPIELDKKLSALSEEQVEMFAKEDPRISRHIELQKRKELLELALEKIDSILVFRKSYKNLAGKSHP; encoded by the coding sequence ATGGTACGGACAGGACAGGCGCATTTGTGTTTCTGCGCGGGCCGTGCTCTGCATGGCGGTTTGCTGCGGCCAGCAGGGCGCGTGGGAGGGGCGCAGCTGCGATTTTATGTTCCCCTTCCAGCAGGCAGCCGTCCGATGCTCCGGAGCGGGGGATTCCCAGGGATGGTGATGTCGCAAAGAGGCATTTCTTTCATTCCGAAGCTGGCTGTACGCATGATCAAAGTGCCAGCGTACAttggcggcggcgcggcggcagtCGGGAGCTACATCGCATACAAGGTTGAGGAGGCCAGCAGCTTCACGTCGGACAAGCTCTCGCAGTTGCGCGACTTTAGCAGCGGAGTCAGAGACCGCTTGGGCGAGTGGCTGGACGCAGGTGGCAGTGAAAACGGAGATGGTGGGCAGGGAGGCCGCGACGGTGGCCCGGTGGGCGACAGCGTGGCCGCAGCGACCCTGCTTGCGACGCTTTCGGAAGAGGAGCAGGCCGCTGCagaggacgaggacgacgaagaagaagaggacGAAGATCACACTGGCGATGAAATTTTGAACCTGACGAAACAGATGATAGAGATTCGTTCGATTCTGAATCGCGTGGATACCAATACCCCCGGTGTCACCTTGCCCTCGATTGTTGTTGTGGGATCGCAATCCAGTGGTAAATCGTCCGTCCTGGAGTCTATTGTTGGGCGGGACTTTCTGCCTAAGGGCTCCAACATGGTGACTAGACGTCCAATTGAGCTGACCCTGGTGAATACTCCGAGTGGAAGTGAGACGACCGCCGATTTCCCGACTCACCGGATCTACAACTTGAAAGATTTTAGAGAGGTGAAGCGAATCCTGATGGAACTGAACTTAGCGGTGCCTACACACGAAGCCATTTCGGAGGATCCGATCCAGCTGACCATCAAGTCTCCTCGTGTGCCAGACCTATCGTTGGTTGACCTACCGGGTTACATTCAGGTCGAGGCGGCGGACCAGCCTATGGAGTTGAAGTCCAAGATTCGTAATGTGTGCCAGAAGTACTTGGCAGAGCCGAACATCATACTTGCGATTTCTGCTGCTGATGTGGACCTTGCGAACAGTGCTGCGCTCAGGGCCAGTAAACTGGCCGATCCCCAGGGATTGAGGACCATTGGCGTTATCACAAAGCTTGACCTTGTGGAACCATCAGCAGCCCGTGATCTTTTAATGAACAAAAAATACCCCTTGAAGATGGGTTACGTCGGCGTGATCACCAAGGGACCGGTAAAGACTCATAGACTATTCGACCAGTCCGCTGGGAAAGGTGTAATTTTTGGAGGAAAGGGTTCGAAGGCGAAGGATCAAGAGACTGAAAGGCTCGAGACCATTCAGTTTGAGAAAAACTACTTCAGGGAGCACAGACAAGAGTTTGCATCCTGCCAAGTTACGACTAAGAAGTTAAGAGAGAAGTTGATCAAGATCTTGGAAGTCTCGATGAGCAATGCGCTGGAGCCTACATCGCGCGTAATACAGCAGGAGCTCGATGACACCTCTTACCTATTCAAGGTGGAATTTAACGACAGACAGCTTACTCCCAAGTCGTACTTGCTAAGCAACGTGGATGTTCTGAAGTTGGCAATAAAGGAGTTCCAGGAGAAGTTCCGCAGGTCAGAATTGAAGTCGATGCTCAGTGCAGATTTGGATCAACGCGTGCTCGATTTGCTAGCCTCGCGGTACTGGAAGGACGATAATCTCCAGGAGCTCTCCAAGAACCTCGACGACGAATCGTCGGCGTTATATTGGCATAAAAAACTCGAGTTGGCTTCTTCTAGCCTAACCAAATTGGGAATTGGTCGGCTCTCAACTACCCTAGTTACTAACGCAATTCTGAAGGAGCTGGAAAACGTCCTTGCAATGACCCCCCTGAAAGCCCACGAACTAATAAAAGAACTGATCACGAACACTGCGGTGAACGTGCTGAATGCTAAGTACTACTCTACTGCCGACCAGGTGGAAAACTGCATCAAGCCGTTCAAGTATGAAATTGACCTGGAGGACCGCGATTGGTCCATCGCGCGCGACCACTCCGTCGCCCTCGTCCAGGAAGAGCTCAGACAGTGTAACGAACGTTACCAGATGATAAAGAACTCTGTGGGGACACGCAAACTGCAGCAAGTGATGCAGTACATAAAGACAGACCCGACGCGCAAGGAGTCTCTGGGATTCTCCACCATGCTGCTTGAACGTGGCTCGGAGGCCCTCTCGCTCCAGGACAGAGCGTCGCTCCTCTCCTTCAGACTTAAAATGCTCAAGAACAAATGCAACTCTACTGCCGAGAAGGACAAGTGCCCGGAGGTCTTCCTGAACGCTGTCAGCGACAAGCTCACCTCGACGGCTGTTCTGTTCCTCAACGTGGAGCTTCTCAGCGACTTCTTCTACAACTTCCCCATCGAGCTCGATAAGAAGCTTTCCGCCCTCAGCGAGGAGCAGGTCGAGATGTTCGCCAAGGAAGACCCGCGCATCTCGAGGCACATCGAGCTGCAGAAGCGgaaggagctgctggagctcgCCCTCGAGAAGATCGACTCCATCCTTGTATTTAGAAAGAGCTACAAAAACCTGGCCGGCAAGAGCCACCCTTAG
- the RPB10 gene encoding DNA-directed RNA polymerase core subunit RPB10 (Syntenic homolog of Saccharomyces cerevisiae YOR210W (RPB10)), with product MIVPVRCFSCGKVVGDKWEAYLNMLQEEELDEGTALSRLGLKRYCCRRMILTHVDLIEKFLRYNPLEKRD from the coding sequence ATGATCGTGCCTGTTCGGTGTTTCTCTTGTGGAAAGGTTGTGGGTGACAAATGGGAGGCGTACCTGAACATGCTTCAGGAAGAGGAGCTTGACGAGGGTACGGCTCTGTCCCGGTTGGGCCTGAAGAGATACTGCTGCAGAAGAATGATCCTGACGCATGTTGACCTGATCGAGAAGTTCCTGCGGTACAACCCACTTGAAAAGCGGGATTGA
- the SPT23 gene encoding Spt23p (Syntenic homolog of Saccharomyces cerevisiae YKL020C (SPT23) and YIR033W (MGA2)): MIAVDAKQEPTRKLDGQGDAVEAQLLNDILFSTLGCTAEGGKENDPDMTGYKDAGGFRVGDLEEPRGMESEDELFNAFINTCDFPKEPSGSHSGSQSGPSGGPNTLNKHNIMLAEMALEGSTLRQPPFGTHMALSSSGEADALSVSPSAGTKDWSALSVSAKEVAGPSSESYYQYCERLLNQALSFGRTEPIRTTYLNPADFIDVDPSALPYRLTVSDIPTRSRVETQIKLDLSISPPPRQFLIHLPSDCITKQKLYLSQDEHTYPPEVRSELLYLEAFLLCSSNNRATYVCSRCVKREQRRAARRKSGLSDNLIWCNNGNRRAVVFNSKQVFLLKQSENSLTSKSFSLSTRIVCYCRHHKEPEGFKMMFILRDACGNVLGKDVTTPIMIMDKKSNKRGGEPLKEGAESTSATDLSSLMKTAGECSTEPTSDFSGADSQPCSVGQGNINMQLMNHAPILSPTSLPDDGAEAHHILDPKAQQPSQQQQYIQGLPFSSSSAAAAQRTSGYKRKRTWHESPFPILDAGPRPSLGTGDRKYSYPSASSVTPLQSMPTIQNSLVVPHQTAPKINKPFIHRVIPNQGPIKGGVEITLLGSNFKPGDIVKFGANRALSTQCWSDSTIVTYLPPAPTAGKVLVTVTSQDDVEGELLASMPQSSAFFTYVDDTDRQLIELALQIVGLKMNGKLEDARNIAKRIVGNDGNSSAGSSPGNLSSNGPANQFSNQLYYSDEALLIKVIKLLTPSSNISMCTEEGHTLLHLACLKGYYQLVSLLVKKGAHVEVTDRFGFTPLHFACVNGDTRITRLLIQCKAQVSALALNGVTPSDVFTTNHRRDDRMYKLYFDEMMDVLDAAVNSSYADVQRKMSVSSLQSSEFEEEFDILDNGFRVHVSKLAYDTCLSASELESSNYEEDGDDSLLFNDEASEHADASVESGEAKIYENQKQSMDGLVPEADAQPEPRAESLSRHRSETDASSSTQQEGSLWNRVFSAFNDSPPKYEDLFPCGSDPSATDSKLRTHISSEEDPSRVSATLSMDESQISSEDEEEALQARFNRFFQQRKNFRNDKMLLIFWIPLMIVLLSCFLINRFGQDGNSVHHLSEKASMFVRMGLVKLMLGNERMKTIFRESLNNFQSRRMLGDVVAI, encoded by the coding sequence ATGATAGCGGTTGATGCTAAGCAGGAGCCTACTAGGAAGCTTGACGGACAGGGAGATGCGGTCGAGGCGCAACTGCTCAACGACATACTGTTTTCAACGTTGGGCTGCACAGCTGAAGGGGGAAAGGAAAACGATCCGGACATGACGGGCTACAAGGATGCCGGGGGGTTCCGTGTGGGCGATCTAGAGGAGCCTCGGGGCATGGAGAGCGAGGATGAGCTCTTCAATGCGTTCATCAACACGTGCGACTTTCCTAAGGAGCCCTCGGGGTCTCACTCAGGGTCACAGTCAGGGCCCAGCGGTGGGCCGAACACCCTCAACAAGCATAACATTATGCTGGCCGAGATGGCGCTCGAGGGCAGCAcgctgcgccagccgccCTTCGGGACACACATGGCGCTCTCCAGCAGTGGGGAGGCGGACGCCTTGAGTGTTTCGCCGTCTGCGGGGACCAAAGACTGGTCAGCCTTGTCTGTTTCCGCAAAGGAGGTTGCGGGGCCATCTTCGGAGTCGTACTATCAGTACTGCGAGCGGCTCTTGAACCAGGCGCTCAGTTTTGGGCGCACGGAGCCGATCAGGACGACATACCTCAACCCGGCGGACTTCATTGACGTTGATCCGAGCGCATTGCCGTACCGTTTGACCGTTTCGGATATACCGACCAGATCGCGTGTTGAGACGCAAATAAAGCTTGATCTCTCGATCTCCCCGCCTCCCAGACAGTTTCTCATTCACCTGCCCAGCGACTGCATAACGAAACAGAAGCTGTATTTGAGCCAGGACGAACATACGTATCCGCCGGAGGTGCGCAGTGAACTGCTATATCTGGAGGCGTTTTTACTCTGCTCCTCCAACAATCGCGCAACATATGTCTGCAGTCGCTGCGTGAAAAGAGAGCAGAGGCGGGCCGCAAGACGGAAGTCTGGTTTGAGTGATAATCTGATCTGGTGTAACAATGGAAATAGGAGAGCTGTTGTCTTCAATAGTAAGCAAGTGTTCTTACTCAAACAAAGCGAGAACTCTCTGACATCAAAATCATTTTCACTTTCCACCAGAATTGTCTGCTACTGCAGACACCACAAGGAGCCAGAGGGTTTCAAGATGATGTTCATTCTGCGGGATGCCTGTGGCAACGTATTGGGGAAGGATGTGACTACACCTATTATGATCATGGACAAGAAATCAAACAAGAGGGGGGGAGAGCCATTGAAGGAAGGTGCTGAATCAACCTCAGCGACTGACCTGTCATCTCTCATGAAGACTGCTGGGGAGTGTAGCACGGAACCAACGAGTGACTTCAGTGGAGCAGACTCGCAGCCTTGTAGCGTGGGGCAGGGAAACATTAACATGCAGCTGATGAATCATGCACCTATACTGTCTCCAACCTCACTTCCTGATGATGGTGCCGAGGCTCACCATATTTTGGACCCCAAAGCCCAGCAACCATCACAGCAACAGCAATATATCCAGGGCTTACCATTCTCGAGTTCATCTGCCGCGGCTGCTCAGAGGACCAGCGGCTATAAACGAAAGCGGACGTGGCATGAAAGCCCCTTTCCCATTTTGGATGCTGGACCAAGGCCGTCACTTGGAACTGGGGACCGCAAGTATTCCTACCCTAGCGCTTCGTCCGTCACCCCTCTTCAGAGTATGCCAACCATTCAGAATTCGTTAGTTGTCCCTCACCAGACAGCACCAAAAATCAACAAACCGTTCATCCATCGTGTGATACCAAACCAAGGGCCAATTAAAGGTGGTGTAGAGATTACTTTGCTGGGATCGAACTTCAAACCCGGTGACATAGTAAAATTCGGCGCTAACAGAGCCCTCTCCACTCAATGTTGGAGCGACTCGACGATTGTTACCTATCTGCCTCCTGCACCTACTGCTGGTAAAGTTCTGGTCACTGTCACAAGCCAAGATGATGTAGAAGGCGAATTACTAGCATCGATGCcgcaaagttctgccttCTTCACTTACGTTGATGACACTGACAGACAGCTAATCGAATTAGCGCTGCAAATAGTCGGGCTAAAAATGAACGGCAAGTTGGAGGATGCGAGAAACATTGCAAAGCGGATTGTCGGTAATGATGGGAACTCTTCAGCTGGATCTTCCCCTGGCAATCTGTCTTCAAACGGACCAGCAAATCAGTTTAGCAATCAACTCTACTACTCTGACGAAGCCTTGCTGATAAAGGTTATTAAACTACTGACTCCGAGCTCCAACATATCCATGTGTACGGAGGAGGGACATACCTTGCTTCATCTGGCCTGCCTAAAGGGTTACTACCAGCTAGTATCCCTATTGGTCAAGAAAGGCGCTCACGTTGAAGTAACTGACAGGTTCGGCTTTACCCCACTACATTTTGCATGCGTCAACGGCGATACCAGGATAACGCGCCTTCTAATCCAGTGCAAAGCGCAAGTAAGCGCACTCGCATTGAATGGCGTGACTCCATCTGATGTCTTTACAACAAATCATCGTCGGGATGACAGGATGTACAAGCTCTATTTCGATGAGATGATGGACGTGCTGGATGCAGCGGTCAACAGTTCATACGCAGACGTTCAGCGGAAGATGTCGGTGTCAAGTTTACAGTCAAGTGAATTTGAAGAGGAGTTCGATATCCTAGATAATGGGTTTCGAGTCCATGTATCCAAATTGGCTTATGATACATGTTTGTCCGCTTCAGAACTGGAGTCAAGCAATTACGAGGAGGATGGCGACGATAGCCTCCTGTTCAATGACGAAGCCTCAGAACATGCAGATGCGTCTGTGGAATCTGGGGAAGCCAAAATCTACGAAAATCAGAAACAAAGTATGGACGGTCTCGTTCCCGAGGCAGATGCTCAGCCAGAACCGCGCGCAGAGTCTCTGAGCCGCCATAGGTCCGAAACTGATGCCAGCAGCTCGACTCAGCAGGAGGGCTCCCTCTGGAATAGGGTGTTTAGTGCGTTCAACGACAGCCCTCCCAAGTACGAGGACCTATTCCCCTGCGGTAGCGACCCAAGTGCCACAGACTCGAAACTACGGACTCACATTTCATCCGAGGAAGACCCTAGCAGAGTGTCCGCCACACTGTCCATGGATGAATCCCAGATCTCATCAGAggatgaagaagaagcgTTGCAGGCGCGGTTCAACCGTTTCTTCCAACAACGCAAGAACTTCAGGAATGATAAAATGCTACTGATATTCTGGATTCCGTTAATGATCGTGCTCTTATCGTGCTTCCTCATCAACCGCTTCGGCCAAGATGGCAACTCTGTCCATCATTTGTCGGAAAAGGCCTCGATGTTTGTGAGGATGGGCCTTGTTAAGCTCATGCTCGGGAACGAGCGCATGAAGACCATTTTTAGGGAATCCTTAAACAACTTCCAGAGTAGAAGAATGCTTGGGGATGTTGTAGCAATCTGA